A portion of the Acidisarcina polymorpha genome contains these proteins:
- a CDS encoding AI-2E family transporter: MEIQRARNGLLASEPVLLLAIVIAVLYFGRPILIPVALALTLNFLLAPAVIYLHRFRIRRVPAVIIVVVIAGSIVGSVGWVVARQLVRIADQMPDYRENLHQKMEALHAPSVSPFSRAINGVKEVGQEFYGTAQSPTPPAALPATGAAPASRPRKTKTAESDAVPAPVPVQAAPTPVVVVQPSRGIPDLIATLIPVVRPLGETVFVLVLTIYMLINREDLHNRLLLLAGMGHLNLVTKALDDAGKRISTYLTINFLVNAGYGLCFGLGLFAIGIPNATLWGVIASILRFVPYIGTSMGVLLPFVFALGVYGPWGPALVVLALFGLLEFSVSNFLEPWLYGSHTGISTLALLIMAVFWTLLWGWPGLVLSTPLTVCLIVMGLHLPEMSFLKTLLGDDAELAPEAKFYERLLAMDQAEARAIAERFLASHPMAELYDTILLPALFLAERDRHQGSLDQVRANFVFQCANELIAELSDTAILSADGTPQGSSRLRVKSFPVICVSTQDQADEIVATMLAQILEQAGNRTLQLPSHALSDEILSRLAEETDTVIYISAIPPFAFADTRALCQRIRHRLPQNRIVVGLWDSTIDAERVRERLSTCHPDRVVTNLSQALAIAREWQEPGLYPELAVRASREN, translated from the coding sequence GTGGAAATTCAACGCGCACGTAACGGGCTGCTGGCCAGCGAACCCGTTCTTCTCCTGGCCATCGTGATCGCCGTTCTCTACTTCGGCCGGCCCATTCTGATCCCGGTCGCGTTGGCGCTGACCTTGAATTTCCTGCTCGCTCCCGCCGTTATCTATCTCCACCGCTTCCGTATTCGACGCGTCCCCGCGGTCATTATTGTCGTCGTGATCGCTGGCAGCATCGTTGGCAGCGTCGGCTGGGTGGTCGCTCGTCAACTCGTTCGCATCGCCGACCAAATGCCTGACTACCGGGAAAATCTCCATCAAAAAATGGAAGCGCTCCATGCCCCCTCAGTCAGTCCGTTCAGCCGGGCCATCAACGGAGTCAAAGAGGTAGGCCAGGAGTTCTACGGCACTGCTCAGTCGCCTACGCCGCCTGCAGCTCTACCTGCAACGGGCGCAGCCCCGGCGAGCCGGCCGCGCAAGACTAAAACTGCGGAATCCGACGCCGTACCTGCTCCCGTCCCGGTCCAAGCCGCGCCCACGCCAGTAGTGGTCGTCCAGCCCTCCCGAGGAATTCCGGATCTGATCGCCACCCTGATTCCGGTGGTTCGGCCGCTTGGAGAGACCGTTTTTGTCCTGGTTTTGACCATCTACATGCTCATCAACCGGGAAGACCTCCACAACCGCCTGTTGCTGCTAGCGGGAATGGGTCACCTCAACCTGGTGACCAAGGCGCTTGATGATGCTGGCAAGCGGATCAGCACCTACCTGACGATCAACTTCCTGGTGAACGCAGGCTATGGGCTTTGCTTCGGCCTGGGTCTATTTGCAATCGGCATCCCCAATGCCACGCTCTGGGGAGTGATCGCGAGCATCCTACGCTTCGTTCCCTACATTGGAACTTCGATGGGAGTGCTGCTGCCGTTTGTCTTTGCGCTTGGAGTCTATGGGCCGTGGGGACCCGCGCTGGTGGTGCTCGCGCTTTTCGGTCTACTCGAGTTTTCCGTCAGTAACTTTCTGGAACCATGGCTTTACGGAAGCCATACGGGTATCTCCACCCTGGCACTTCTCATCATGGCGGTCTTCTGGACGCTGCTTTGGGGTTGGCCTGGACTCGTACTATCAACCCCGCTCACTGTATGCCTGATCGTTATGGGTCTTCATCTACCCGAGATGTCTTTCCTCAAGACCCTGTTAGGGGACGATGCCGAGCTGGCGCCAGAGGCTAAGTTCTATGAACGTCTCCTCGCCATGGATCAGGCGGAGGCACGCGCGATCGCCGAACGCTTCCTCGCCAGTCACCCAATGGCGGAGCTCTATGACACAATCCTGCTGCCCGCGCTTTTCCTCGCCGAACGTGACCGGCATCAGGGCTCCCTCGATCAGGTTCGTGCCAACTTCGTCTTCCAATGCGCCAACGAACTCATCGCTGAGCTCTCCGACACCGCAATCCTCTCTGCCGATGGAACTCCCCAGGGAAGTTCACGACTGAGAGTTAAATCGTTTCCAGTTATTTGCGTATCGACCCAGGACCAGGCAGATGAGATTGTCGCGACCATGCTGGCGCAGATACTAGAGCAGGCTGGCAATCGAACCTTGCAGCTGCCTTCCCACGCCTTATCGGATGAAATCCTTTCCAGGTTGGCTGAAGAGACTGACACCGTCATCTACATCTCGGCGATTCCTCCTTTTGCCTTCGCCGACACGCGCGCTCTCTGCCAGAGAATCCGCCACCGGCTTCCTCAGAATCGCATCGTCGTCGGCCTATGGGATTCGACAATTGACGCGGAGCGCGTCCGGGAGCGACTCAGCACCTGTCATCCCGACCGGGTTGTAACCAACCTGTCACAGGCTCTGGCCATTGCGCGCGAGTGGCAAGAGCCGGGTCTCTATCCCGAACTGGCTGTGCGCGCATCGCGCGAAAACTAG
- a CDS encoding acyl carrier protein has protein sequence MPETIEERVLKVIAKTQRIPVETVTPQSSFEELGIDSMDSINILFDLESEFEVEIDDEQARHIRYVHEMIAGVTKLLEAKEKASQES, from the coding sequence ATGCCCGAAACTATCGAAGAGAGAGTTCTTAAAGTTATCGCCAAAACACAGCGGATTCCAGTGGAGACGGTGACTCCGCAAAGCTCCTTCGAGGAACTGGGGATCGATTCGATGGACAGCATCAACATCCTGTTCGATCTCGAGAGCGAGTTCGAAGTCGAGATCGATGATGAACAGGCCCGGCACATCCGCTACGTTCACGAGATGATCGCCGGTGTCACCAAGCTGCTGGAGGCGAAGGAAAAGGCCTCGCAAGAAAGCTAG
- a CDS encoding beta-ketoacyl-[acyl-carrier-protein] synthase family protein — protein MPVAQSPQVQRVVITGIGVISALGLNQHQFWASLIEGKAGIVPFDQPEYGQIRFKNAAVIQGYCPEDHFPDKNAAFMDRFAQLSVVAAREAVQQSGIEWNEDLRERTAVITGSCIGGRIAEEVGYWNLFHLNKNRVHPLTIPLGMANSGASQISMEYGIHGATFTFSTACSSSAHALGHAFWMVRSGAAPMAIAGGADAPIYFGNLKAWEAMRVVSPDTCRPFSLDRAGMILGEAASMLVIEPLEAALARGAKPIAEIIGFGMSSDASHITQPSAEGAARAIRGAIRDGGIAPEQIGYINAHGTGTEANDKMEVAAIRLVFGEYAERLQISSTKSMHGHTLGAAGAIEASATALALDRGILPPTANFTQPDPECDLDVIPNQARTESVEIALSNSFAFGGLNAVLALRSMQ, from the coding sequence ATGCCAGTCGCCCAAAGCCCGCAGGTCCAGCGCGTCGTCATCACCGGAATTGGCGTCATTTCCGCCCTCGGCTTAAACCAGCATCAGTTCTGGGCCTCGCTGATCGAAGGTAAAGCGGGCATCGTTCCATTTGATCAGCCGGAGTATGGTCAAATCCGCTTCAAAAATGCTGCGGTGATTCAGGGGTATTGTCCTGAAGACCACTTCCCCGACAAAAACGCCGCCTTCATGGATCGTTTCGCTCAATTATCGGTGGTGGCTGCCCGGGAGGCCGTCCAGCAATCCGGAATCGAATGGAACGAAGATCTCCGGGAGCGGACCGCGGTGATTACCGGTTCCTGCATCGGCGGCCGGATTGCGGAAGAGGTCGGGTACTGGAACCTGTTTCATCTCAACAAAAACCGCGTTCATCCGCTGACCATTCCCCTCGGGATGGCGAATTCCGGAGCCAGTCAGATCTCGATGGAATACGGGATCCACGGTGCTACTTTTACGTTCTCGACAGCGTGTTCCTCTTCGGCACATGCATTGGGACATGCTTTTTGGATGGTGCGATCGGGGGCCGCGCCGATGGCGATTGCCGGGGGCGCCGATGCTCCTATTTATTTTGGGAACCTTAAGGCGTGGGAGGCGATGAGGGTGGTCAGCCCCGATACGTGCCGCCCATTCTCTCTGGATCGCGCGGGAATGATCCTGGGTGAGGCCGCATCGATGCTGGTGATCGAGCCGCTCGAAGCGGCGCTGGCGCGCGGAGCGAAGCCGATCGCCGAGATTATCGGCTTCGGAATGTCCTCCGACGCAAGCCATATTACTCAGCCCTCGGCGGAAGGCGCTGCCCGGGCCATTCGCGGGGCGATTCGCGATGGCGGGATTGCGCCAGAACAGATCGGCTATATCAATGCTCATGGAACCGGCACCGAAGCTAACGACAAAATGGAAGTGGCGGCGATCCGACTCGTTTTCGGCGAATACGCCGAACGGCTGCAGATCAGCTCCACCAAATCCATGCACGGCCACACCCTCGGCGCGGCCGGTGCGATTGAGGCCTCGGCAACCGCTCTGGCTCTCGACCGCGGCATCCTTCCCCCGACTGCGAATTTTACCCAGCCGGATCCGGAGTGTGATCTGGATGTCATTCCCAACCAGGCTCGCACCGAGTCAGTTGAGATTGCATTGTCGAACTCGTTTGCCTTTGGGGGCTTGAATGCCGTGCTGGCGCTGAGGTCGATGCAATAA
- the hemQ gene encoding hydrogen peroxide-dependent heme synthase produces MAPLMLPHLATVFGGFCLADMSPVPLTLEGASVLHQMFRFRWIAWRALSLPERERVIDEAIELLEPAEEGDGPPRPNQSALYSLVGHKGDLMMVHFRDTVEDLNRFELELAQTDLYEYLEPTSSYLSVVELGLYESSGKHYAEFAQHGIEPYSPAWNAEVKEVLDRQSVAMASRLYPEIPESKYLCFYPMDRRRGEQANWYTVSMQDRQRMMHEHGLIGRRYADRVKQIISGSIGLDDWEWGVDLFADDPVVFKKLIYEMRFDEVSAIYALFGSFYVGVRVKLATLHHWLGGNLGASPAKS; encoded by the coding sequence ATGGCACCATTGATGTTGCCTCATCTTGCGACCGTATTTGGGGGTTTTTGCTTGGCTGATATGTCGCCGGTGCCATTAACGCTAGAGGGTGCAAGTGTTCTGCATCAGATGTTTCGTTTTCGCTGGATAGCTTGGCGCGCTCTGTCGCTGCCGGAGCGTGAACGAGTGATCGATGAAGCCATCGAACTCCTCGAGCCGGCGGAAGAAGGCGACGGGCCGCCGCGGCCTAACCAGTCCGCGCTCTATTCGTTGGTGGGGCACAAGGGCGATCTGATGATGGTTCACTTCCGCGACACAGTCGAAGACCTGAACCGCTTCGAGTTGGAGTTGGCACAGACCGATCTGTACGAATACCTGGAACCGACAAGCTCCTACTTATCCGTTGTGGAACTCGGTCTGTACGAATCGTCCGGCAAGCACTACGCCGAGTTTGCACAGCACGGTATTGAGCCGTACTCCCCGGCATGGAATGCCGAGGTGAAAGAGGTGCTCGATCGCCAAAGCGTTGCCATGGCGTCGCGGCTCTATCCCGAAATCCCGGAGAGCAAATACCTCTGCTTCTATCCGATGGATCGGCGTCGCGGAGAGCAGGCGAACTGGTATACGGTCTCCATGCAGGACCGTCAGCGGATGATGCATGAGCACGGATTGATCGGCCGCCGGTATGCTGACCGGGTCAAGCAGATCATTTCGGGATCTATCGGTCTCGATGACTGGGAATGGGGCGTGGATCTGTTTGCCGATGATCCAGTCGTGTTCAAAAAACTTATCTACGAGATGCGCTTTGATGAGGTAAGCGCCATCTATGCGCTTTTTGGGTCCTTCTACGTTGGCGTTCGAGTGAAGTTGGCGACCCTGCATCATTGGCTCGGAGGTAATTTGGGAGCTTCTCCAGCCAAGTCCTAG
- a CDS encoding formate/nitrite transporter family protein has product MIVADEQKEKPEQAEPEESGSSSGNESLSDLLSQEAQAQPAQRDLARPTAHQIFAQVADNARHELARPVAALAIAGVVGGLTMGLTALSTSIVRAELGSSATALFIAHLLYPIGFMAVILGRGQLFTENTLYPVALVLAERRHVGRTLRLWAVVFPSNVAGALLFALLAVKTGALRPEYVEAMTKFGLEAANVPASHVFWSGVFGGWIIALVAWLVSGSHSITGSALLIWVFTFVVGLGQFAHCIATSGEILAAVFTGQYSAAGYGTWLAMATLGNIVGGVMLVTLLEYGQVKSGTS; this is encoded by the coding sequence TTGATCGTCGCTGACGAACAAAAAGAAAAACCGGAGCAAGCCGAGCCCGAAGAGTCTGGTTCTTCCTCAGGCAATGAATCTCTCTCCGATCTGCTGTCGCAGGAAGCGCAAGCGCAGCCCGCACAACGTGATCTCGCTCGTCCAACCGCCCATCAAATCTTCGCTCAAGTCGCTGACAATGCGCGCCACGAATTGGCTCGTCCGGTTGCGGCGCTGGCGATCGCGGGTGTCGTGGGTGGCCTTACGATGGGCCTCACCGCGCTGAGCACTTCCATTGTTCGCGCGGAACTTGGCTCGAGCGCGACTGCTCTGTTTATTGCCCACCTCCTCTATCCAATCGGCTTTATGGCGGTCATCCTGGGGCGGGGTCAGCTGTTTACCGAGAACACGCTGTATCCAGTGGCCCTGGTGCTTGCCGAACGCCGTCACGTGGGCCGCACGCTGCGGCTGTGGGCAGTGGTCTTCCCCTCCAATGTTGCCGGGGCACTTTTGTTTGCCCTGCTGGCAGTCAAGACGGGGGCGTTGCGTCCAGAATATGTGGAGGCGATGACGAAGTTTGGCCTGGAAGCTGCCAATGTTCCCGCCAGTCATGTTTTCTGGAGTGGGGTTTTTGGCGGATGGATCATTGCGTTGGTCGCCTGGCTGGTGAGCGGCAGCCATTCGATCACCGGATCGGCGTTGTTGATCTGGGTCTTCACTTTTGTGGTGGGGCTGGGTCAGTTCGCACACTGCATCGCTACGAGTGGAGAAATTCTTGCAGCGGTGTTCACGGGGCAGTATTCTGCCGCCGGTTACGGGACATGGCTGGCGATGGCGACGCTCGGAAACATCGTAGGCGGCGTCATGCTGGTGACACTGCTTGAATATGGACAAGTCAAGAGCGGCACTTCATGA
- a CDS encoding ROK family protein — protein sequence MATKAAETEKTDVITLAVDTGGTGIKMITLDSSGKPTNERVRVPTPSPATTTAVLAEFEKVKTQMPPFDRVSVGFPGVIKHGTTYTAANLDPSWVGFPLQATLEKQWKKPVRVCNDAAVQGYAAIKGKGVELMLTLGTGLGSSLFTSGHLCPGLELAHHIWRKKDRTYEDYLGKRGYEKYGVDKWNSFLQEAIENTAKLFNWDTLYLGGGNSKKISFKLPENVQTVSNEDGLLGGVALWRDEAML from the coding sequence ATGGCGACCAAAGCAGCAGAGACAGAGAAGACCGACGTGATCACTCTGGCCGTAGATACTGGCGGCACTGGGATCAAGATGATCACGCTCGACAGTAGTGGCAAACCGACGAACGAGAGAGTTCGGGTTCCGACGCCTTCACCGGCGACAACCACAGCGGTGCTGGCCGAGTTCGAGAAAGTCAAGACGCAAATGCCGCCATTCGACAGGGTGTCGGTGGGCTTTCCGGGGGTGATTAAACACGGAACGACCTATACGGCCGCGAATCTGGATCCAAGCTGGGTCGGCTTCCCGTTGCAGGCGACGCTCGAGAAGCAGTGGAAAAAGCCTGTCCGGGTTTGCAATGATGCTGCGGTCCAAGGTTATGCGGCGATCAAAGGCAAGGGCGTCGAATTGATGTTGACGCTCGGTACCGGACTTGGCTCCTCACTCTTTACGAGCGGGCACCTTTGCCCCGGACTGGAATTGGCACACCATATCTGGCGAAAAAAGGACCGTACCTACGAGGATTATCTGGGGAAACGCGGCTACGAGAAATATGGCGTGGACAAGTGGAACTCCTTCCTGCAGGAAGCAATTGAGAATACTGCCAAGCTGTTTAACTGGGACACCCTGTACCTGGGTGGAGGCAATTCCAAAAAGATCTCTTTCAAGCTGCCCGAGAACGTACAGACGGTTTCGAACGAAGACGGGTTGCTGGGTGGGGTGGCATTGTGGAGAGACGAGGCAATGCTCTGA
- a CDS encoding SDR family NAD(P)-dependent oxidoreductase, with translation MKRLENRVAVVTGSSSGIGQTIAQKLAEEGAHLVIDYIGHREGADETLRMVQAAGAKGIIVQADVSKLDAVKELIDQGWSAFGSVDILVNNAGMEKRAAFVDVTEEEYDQVLAVNLKGPFFLTQVFVQRLRSAKKSGRIINISSVHEDMAFPNFSTYCASKGGVRMLMRDLAVELGPEGFTVNNVAPGAIVTPINKSLLDDKPKLNALLANIPLGRLGTTDDVANLVAFLASDEAAYVNGATYTIDGGLSRSYHEQ, from the coding sequence ATGAAGCGGTTGGAAAACCGGGTTGCGGTGGTCACGGGCTCGAGTTCAGGGATTGGACAGACGATCGCGCAGAAACTAGCGGAAGAGGGCGCCCACCTTGTCATCGATTACATCGGTCATCGCGAGGGCGCCGATGAGACTCTCAGGATGGTGCAAGCTGCGGGCGCAAAAGGGATCATTGTCCAAGCCGACGTCTCCAAACTCGATGCTGTGAAAGAGCTCATCGATCAGGGGTGGTCGGCGTTCGGCAGCGTCGACATCCTGGTCAATAACGCCGGCATGGAGAAACGCGCCGCATTCGTGGACGTGACCGAGGAAGAATATGATCAGGTGCTGGCAGTCAATCTAAAAGGCCCATTCTTTCTCACTCAAGTATTTGTGCAGCGCTTGCGGAGCGCGAAAAAGAGTGGACGAATTATCAATATCAGTTCGGTTCATGAAGACATGGCGTTCCCGAATTTCTCTACTTATTGCGCCAGCAAGGGTGGCGTGCGAATGCTGATGCGCGACCTTGCGGTAGAACTTGGTCCGGAGGGCTTCACCGTCAACAATGTCGCGCCCGGAGCGATTGTCACGCCGATTAATAAAAGTCTGCTTGACGACAAACCCAAGCTCAATGCCCTTCTGGCGAACATTCCATTGGGACGACTGGGCACGACCGATGATGTGGCGAATCTGGTCGCGTTTCTAGCCTCCGATGAAGCCGCGTACGTCAACGGCGCCACCTACACGATCGATGGCGGCCTGTCGCGCAGCTATCACGAGCAGTAG
- a CDS encoding glycoside hydrolase family 15 protein, with translation MACRIEDYGLIGDCETSALVGKDGSIDWLCWPTFSSGACFAALLGSPENGRWQISPATEIVKVSRRYRPHTLILETLFEAKDGRFTLIDFMPVRGKHSDVVRIVRGVQGAVAVRMELAMRFDYGRVVPWVTRCEDGLQAIAGPDMTVLRTSAELHGEDMKTVSEFELKEGEDVTFVLTYGASHEPRPRAIDPHKALEDTEHTWLKWTQRGKTAGPYSEAIERSLITLKALTYKPTGGIVAAVTTSLPEALGGNRNWDYRYCWLRDATFTLLALMNGGYYEEATAWKNWLRRAIAGSPEQLQIMYGISGERNLLEWEATWLPGYEQSAPVRMGNAASNQVQLDVYGEVMDAYLHAELGIEDGDPESFKLPQNMVEHLETIWDQPDQGIWESRGGPQQFTYSKVMAWVAFDRAIRAAEHFGYSDPIARWTELRDRIHAEVCAKAFDNELGSFVQTYGSKMLDASLLLMPLVGFLPNEDPRIKGTIEAIEKHLVSDGLVLRYDTSKVDDGLPPGEGVFLACSFWMVNALKRIGREEDARKLFEHLLSLRNDLGLLSEEYDTTQKRQVGNFPQALSHIALVNAAFSLQGDGNLRHRAPRNKESSSRRASKQQA, from the coding sequence ATGGCCTGCCGCATCGAGGACTATGGCCTCATTGGCGATTGTGAGACCTCTGCGTTAGTTGGCAAGGACGGCTCCATCGACTGGCTTTGCTGGCCGACATTTTCCTCGGGAGCCTGCTTCGCCGCTCTACTGGGAAGCCCCGAGAATGGCCGTTGGCAGATCTCGCCGGCAACGGAGATCGTCAAGGTCTCCCGCAGGTACCGCCCGCACACGCTTATCCTGGAAACGTTGTTTGAGGCGAAGGACGGACGCTTTACGCTGATCGACTTCATGCCGGTGCGCGGCAAGCACTCCGACGTAGTAAGAATCGTTCGAGGCGTACAGGGTGCAGTGGCGGTGCGGATGGAGCTGGCAATGCGTTTCGACTACGGACGAGTTGTTCCGTGGGTGACGCGCTGCGAGGATGGCTTGCAGGCAATTGCCGGCCCGGACATGACCGTTCTTCGAACCAGTGCCGAATTGCATGGCGAAGACATGAAGACCGTCTCTGAATTCGAGCTGAAGGAAGGAGAGGATGTCACCTTCGTCTTGACTTATGGGGCATCGCATGAGCCACGGCCTCGAGCCATCGACCCACATAAGGCGCTTGAAGATACAGAGCACACCTGGCTGAAGTGGACGCAGAGAGGAAAGACTGCCGGCCCCTACTCGGAGGCGATCGAGCGTTCGCTGATAACCCTGAAAGCGCTGACCTACAAGCCGACGGGAGGTATCGTGGCGGCGGTGACGACTTCGTTGCCCGAGGCGCTAGGCGGAAACCGGAACTGGGATTATCGCTACTGTTGGCTGCGGGATGCCACCTTCACGCTGCTGGCGCTGATGAATGGCGGCTACTACGAAGAGGCCACGGCTTGGAAGAACTGGCTGCGACGCGCGATTGCCGGCAGTCCGGAGCAGCTGCAGATCATGTATGGCATCTCTGGAGAGCGGAACCTGCTGGAGTGGGAAGCGACGTGGCTGCCGGGATATGAGCAGTCAGCTCCGGTGCGCATGGGCAATGCGGCGTCAAACCAGGTGCAACTCGATGTTTATGGAGAAGTGATGGACGCCTACCTGCATGCCGAATTGGGAATAGAGGATGGCGATCCGGAGAGTTTCAAGCTTCCCCAAAACATGGTCGAGCACCTGGAGACTATCTGGGACCAGCCGGACCAGGGCATCTGGGAGTCGCGCGGCGGGCCGCAGCAGTTCACCTATTCGAAAGTCATGGCGTGGGTGGCATTTGACCGCGCCATCCGGGCCGCTGAACACTTTGGCTACAGCGACCCGATCGCTCGCTGGACGGAGCTACGCGATCGTATTCATGCAGAGGTCTGCGCAAAGGCATTCGACAATGAATTAGGCAGCTTCGTCCAGACATACGGGTCGAAGATGCTGGACGCATCCTTGCTGTTGATGCCGCTGGTCGGTTTTCTGCCGAATGAGGACCCGCGCATCAAAGGCACTATAGAGGCCATCGAGAAACACCTGGTGAGCGATGGACTGGTTCTGCGCTATGACACCAGTAAGGTCGACGACGGTCTACCTCCGGGAGAAGGGGTCTTTCTTGCCTGCAGTTTCTGGATGGTCAATGCATTGAAAAGGATCGGCAGGGAAGAGGACGCGCGCAAGTTGTTCGAGCATCTACTCTCTCTACGCAACGATCTGGGCCTGCTGTCGGAGGAATACGATACGACGCAGAAACGGCAAGTGGGAAACTTCCCCCAGGCCTTGTCGCATATCGCGCTGGTAAATGCAGCATTCAGCCTCCAGGGCGATGGGAATTTGCGGCATCGCGCGCCGCGCAACAAGGAATCAAGCAGCCGACGTGCATCTAAACAGCAGGCTTAA
- the treZ gene encoding malto-oligosyltrehalose trehalohydrolase, with product MYSFRVWAPVAKKVEVKTGDQKTELQAQDGGWWQAEVATAGPGTDYAYIIDGEEPAVPDPRSMWQPEGIHGPSRVLDHAAFAWSDSEWRAPAFSSAIVYELHVGTFTPEGTFDAVIDHLDYLKDLGVTHVEILPVAAFPGKRGWGYDGVDLFAPYEPYGGPEGLKRLVDAAHRKGLAMVLDVVYNHFGPDGNYSGKFAPYLTSLHTTPWGDAVNFEEGGSHEVRRFFIENALMWMRDYHFDGLRLDAVTAYMDRSATHFLEELAREVRELEAETGRILVLIAESDLNDPKLVKAPEAGGYGVDAAWSDDFHHALVTFLTGDRSGYYVDFGALADLAKALESVYVYDGSYSEHRDRHHGRPVCGLPGWRFLGYSQNHDQVGNRARGERLVHLVGEKRARIAAALVITAPFVPMLFQGEEFAASAPFQYFTDHEEELGHLVSAGRKREFTAFGWKPEQIPDPQAEATFTDSKLEWKEVTEGAHSAMLDWYKQLIHLRKTTPELVNGRLDDVIVSVDEDDQWLVMDRGTIQVACNFGAEPLQIELPSGSTLLLGSDEVALKENELTLPPDGVSVVRVS from the coding sequence ATGTATTCATTTCGAGTCTGGGCCCCTGTAGCAAAAAAGGTCGAAGTAAAAACTGGAGACCAGAAGACGGAACTGCAAGCCCAGGACGGCGGCTGGTGGCAGGCAGAGGTAGCAACAGCCGGGCCGGGCACGGACTATGCCTACATCATCGACGGCGAAGAGCCTGCGGTCCCCGATCCTCGATCGATGTGGCAGCCGGAAGGCATCCATGGACCCTCGCGAGTTCTAGACCATGCCGCATTTGCGTGGAGTGACAGCGAATGGCGCGCGCCCGCCTTTTCGAGCGCAATCGTGTATGAGCTTCACGTGGGGACGTTCACTCCGGAAGGCACCTTCGATGCAGTCATCGATCACCTCGATTACTTGAAGGATTTGGGCGTCACTCATGTCGAGATACTGCCGGTTGCCGCATTTCCCGGGAAGCGTGGCTGGGGCTATGACGGAGTTGACCTGTTTGCTCCCTATGAACCATATGGCGGGCCCGAAGGCTTGAAGCGCCTCGTTGATGCCGCGCATCGGAAGGGCCTGGCGATGGTGCTGGATGTCGTCTATAACCACTTCGGCCCGGATGGAAATTACTCCGGCAAGTTCGCTCCCTATCTGACGAGCCTGCATACAACCCCGTGGGGTGACGCGGTGAATTTTGAAGAAGGAGGAAGCCATGAGGTTCGGCGCTTCTTCATCGAAAATGCGCTGATGTGGATGCGAGACTATCATTTCGACGGGTTGCGGCTCGACGCAGTGACGGCCTACATGGACCGTTCGGCAACTCACTTCCTGGAGGAACTGGCGCGGGAGGTACGGGAGCTTGAAGCGGAGACGGGGCGCATCCTCGTCCTGATCGCGGAGAGCGACTTGAACGATCCAAAGCTAGTCAAGGCGCCGGAGGCGGGCGGCTATGGCGTTGATGCGGCCTGGAGCGACGACTTCCATCACGCGCTGGTCACTTTCTTGACAGGCGATCGCTCTGGATACTACGTCGACTTTGGTGCGCTGGCCGATCTGGCAAAGGCGCTTGAATCTGTCTACGTTTATGACGGCAGCTATAGCGAACATCGCGACCGGCACCACGGACGCCCAGTATGCGGGCTGCCGGGATGGCGCTTTCTGGGGTATTCGCAAAATCACGACCAGGTCGGAAACCGCGCACGGGGCGAGCGGTTGGTGCATCTCGTCGGTGAAAAGCGGGCCAGGATTGCAGCGGCACTGGTCATCACCGCTCCATTCGTTCCTATGCTGTTTCAAGGGGAAGAGTTTGCGGCTTCCGCCCCCTTCCAATATTTCACCGACCACGAAGAAGAACTTGGCCATCTGGTATCGGCGGGACGCAAGCGCGAGTTCACGGCTTTCGGATGGAAGCCGGAGCAGATCCCGGACCCTCAAGCGGAGGCGACCTTCACCGATTCAAAGTTGGAGTGGAAAGAAGTGACAGAGGGTGCGCATTCGGCGATGCTCGACTGGTATAAGCAGCTCATCCATTTGCGAAAGACCACTCCCGAGTTGGTGAATGGCCGTTTGGACGACGTGATCGTCTCGGTCGATGAAGACGATCAATGGCTGGTGATGGATCGCGGCACCATCCAGGTGGCTTGCAACTTCGGTGCAGAGCCGCTTCAGATCGAACTGCCTTCAGGGTCAACTTTGTTGTTGGGATCGGATGAGGTCGCTCTCAAGGAAAATGAGCTGACCTTGCCTCCGGATGGCGTCAGCGTGGTTCGTGTAAGCTGA